A single window of Deltaproteobacteria bacterium DNA harbors:
- a CDS encoding transcription termination factor Rho, producing MKAEATPAEEPGALNLKLLKDKKIGDLAAIAKDMNIEGAAAMRKQELIFSILQAQTEQNGFICGEGVLEILPDGFGFLRAPDYNYLPGPDDIYVSPSQIRRFNLRTGDVVAGQIRPPKEGERYFALLKVETINFDEPEKAREKILFDNLTPLYPDEHLHLEFDPEEHTTRIIDLLTPVGKGQRGLIVAAPRTGKTMMLQNIAHGITANHPDVVLIVLLIDERPEEVTDMQRSVKGEVVSSTFDEPPTRHVQVAEMVIEKAKRLVEHGRDVVILLDSVTRLARAYNSVVPPSGKILSGGVDSNALRGPKKFFGAARNIEDGGSLTIIGTALVDTGSRMDEVIFEEFKGTGNMEIHLDRRLMDKRMFPAMDATRSGTRKEELLLPRDVLNRVWILRKLLSQLNTVEAMEFLHDKIKGTKSNQEFLDSMNQ from the coding sequence GTGAAAGCGGAGGCCACACCGGCCGAAGAACCCGGCGCGCTCAACTTGAAATTGCTGAAGGACAAGAAGATCGGCGACCTCGCGGCGATCGCCAAGGACATGAACATCGAGGGCGCGGCCGCGATGCGTAAGCAGGAGCTCATCTTCTCCATCCTGCAGGCGCAGACCGAGCAGAACGGCTTCATCTGCGGCGAGGGTGTGCTCGAGATACTCCCCGACGGTTTCGGCTTCCTGCGCGCGCCCGACTACAACTACCTGCCGGGCCCGGACGACATCTACGTCTCGCCCAGCCAGATCCGCCGCTTCAACCTTCGCACCGGCGACGTGGTCGCGGGACAGATCCGCCCCCCCAAGGAGGGCGAGCGCTACTTCGCGCTGCTCAAGGTCGAGACCATCAACTTCGATGAGCCCGAGAAGGCACGCGAGAAGATCCTGTTCGACAACCTCACGCCGCTCTACCCCGACGAGCACCTGCACCTCGAGTTCGACCCCGAGGAGCACACCACGCGCATCATCGATCTGCTCACGCCGGTGGGAAAGGGGCAGCGCGGCCTCATCGTCGCCGCACCGCGCACCGGCAAGACGATGATGTTGCAGAACATCGCGCACGGCATCACCGCCAACCATCCCGACGTCGTCCTCATCGTGCTGCTCATCGACGAGCGGCCCGAGGAGGTGACCGACATGCAGCGCTCGGTGAAGGGCGAGGTGGTGAGCTCGACCTTCGACGAGCCGCCGACGCGCCACGTGCAGGTGGCGGAGATGGTGATCGAGAAGGCGAAGCGCCTGGTGGAGCACGGGAGGGACGTCGTCATCCTGCTCGACTCGGTCACGCGGCTTGCGCGCGCCTACAACTCGGTCGTCCCGCCGAGCGGCAAGATCCTCTCCGGGGGCGTCGACTCGAATGCGCTGCGCGGCCCGAAGAAGTTCTTCGGCGCGGCGCGCAACATCGAGGACGGCGGCAGCCTGACCATCATCGGCACGGCGCTGGTCGACACCGGCAGCCGCATGGACGAGGTCATCTTCGAGGAGTTCAAGGGGACCGGCAACATGGAGATCCACCTCGACCGGCGCCTGATGGACAAGCGCATGTTCCCGGCCATGGACGCGACGCGGTCGGGGACGCGCAAGGAGGAGCTGCTCCTGCCGCGCGACGTGCTCAACCGCGTCTGGATCCTGCGCAAGCTCCTCTCCCAGCTGAACACGGTCGAGGCGATGGAGTTCCTGCACGACAAGATCAAGGGCACGAAGTCGAACCAGGAGTTCCTCGACTCGATGAACCAGTGA
- the rpsB gene encoding 30S ribosomal protein S2 — MTDVTMKNLLEAGVHFGHQTSRWNPKMKPYIFGARNGIYIIDLQQTVKLFRDAHTFVRDLTAQGGQMLFVGTKKQAQDAIREEAERCGAFYVNTRWLGGMLTNFHTIKQSIDRLKKLDEMLEDAQVVEALTKKELQGLRHEREKLLSSLGGIKGLRKLPDALFVIDPKKEEIAVKEANKLGIPVVAVVDTNCDPDLINHKIPGNDDAIRAIRLFCAAIAEAVIEGRNLYEERQRGAGQEPASAEDGAGGGAPAMDVVEAEAR; from the coding sequence ATGACTGATGTCACCATGAAGAACCTGCTCGAGGCGGGGGTCCACTTCGGCCACCAGACCAGCCGGTGGAACCCGAAGATGAAGCCCTACATCTTCGGCGCCCGCAACGGGATCTACATCATCGACCTGCAGCAGACCGTGAAGCTCTTCCGCGACGCCCACACCTTCGTACGCGATCTCACCGCGCAGGGCGGGCAGATGCTGTTCGTCGGCACCAAGAAGCAGGCCCAGGACGCCATCCGCGAGGAGGCGGAGCGCTGCGGGGCGTTCTACGTCAACACGCGTTGGCTCGGCGGCATGCTGACGAACTTCCACACCATCAAGCAGTCGATCGATCGTCTCAAGAAGCTCGACGAGATGCTCGAGGACGCGCAGGTGGTCGAGGCGCTCACCAAGAAGGAGCTGCAGGGGCTGCGCCACGAGCGCGAGAAGCTCCTCTCCTCGCTGGGCGGCATCAAGGGGCTGCGCAAGCTGCCGGATGCGCTCTTCGTGATCGATCCCAAGAAGGAGGAGATCGCCGTCAAGGAGGCGAACAAGCTCGGCATCCCGGTGGTGGCGGTGGTCGACACGAACTGCGACCCGGACCTGATCAATCACAAGATCCCGGGCAACGACGATGCCATCCGCGCCATCCGCCTCTTCTGCGCCGCGATCGCCGAGGCGGTGATCGAGGGCCGCAACCTCTACGAGGAGCGGCAGCGCGGCGCCGGGCAGGAGCCCGCGAGCGCGGAGGACGGCGCGGGCGGCGGTGCGCCGGCGATGGACGTGGTGGAGGCGGAGGCGCGCTAG
- the tsf gene encoding translation elongation factor Ts → MGLGEVRDLREKTGAGLLDCQKALGEAGGDVERAVRILRERGLAKAAKKATRTATDGAIGAYIHPPGKIGVLIEVNCETDFVAKTPEFQQLVKDLAMQVAANEPRYVAREDVPAAELEAERAIYRKQALQSGKPEKVIERIVEGQVERFYKDVCLLEQPFIKDPGRTVAEIVREAIVRFGVNVAVRRFARFKLGETAPKESPAGGAPGA, encoded by the coding sequence ATGGGACTCGGAGAGGTAAGGGACCTGCGCGAGAAGACCGGCGCGGGCCTCCTCGACTGCCAGAAGGCGCTCGGGGAGGCCGGCGGCGACGTCGAGAGGGCGGTCCGCATCCTGCGCGAGCGTGGGCTCGCCAAGGCGGCCAAGAAGGCGACGCGCACGGCCACCGACGGCGCGATCGGCGCCTACATCCACCCGCCAGGCAAGATCGGCGTGCTGATCGAGGTCAACTGCGAGACCGACTTCGTCGCCAAGACGCCCGAGTTCCAGCAGCTGGTGAAGGACCTAGCCATGCAGGTGGCGGCCAACGAGCCGCGCTACGTCGCCCGGGAGGACGTGCCGGCGGCGGAGCTCGAGGCCGAGCGCGCCATCTACCGCAAGCAGGCGCTGCAGTCGGGCAAGCCCGAGAAGGTGATCGAGCGCATCGTCGAGGGCCAGGTGGAGCGCTTCTACAAGGACGTCTGCCTCCTGGAGCAGCCCTTCATCAAAGACCCCGGGCGCACGGTCGCGGAGATCGTCCGGGAGGCCATCGTGCGGTTTGGGGTGAACGTGGCGGTGCGCCGCTTCGCACGTTTCAAGCTCGGCGAGACGGCGCCCAAGGAGAGCCCCGCTGGAGGCGCGCCCGGAGCCTGA
- a CDS encoding UMP kinase, producing MSGATRYRRVLLKISGEALAGLGGYGIDPGVLAAFAAELKDVHALGCELALVIGGGNIFRGLAASARGLDRATADYMGMLATIINALALQDALEKLGVQTRVLSAIEMQQVAEPYIRRRATRHLEKGRVVIFAAGTGNPFFTTDTAASLRAMEIGAEVIFKATRVDGVFDADPLKHPGAVRFEELTYIDVLSRQLQVMDATAISLCMDNGLPILVFNMMQPGNIKKAVTGVRIGTLVHGGRT from the coding sequence GTGTCCGGCGCGACCCGCTACCGCCGCGTCCTCCTCAAGATCAGCGGGGAGGCCCTGGCCGGTCTGGGGGGCTACGGCATCGACCCCGGCGTCCTCGCGGCCTTCGCGGCCGAGCTGAAGGACGTCCACGCCCTCGGCTGCGAGCTCGCCCTGGTGATCGGCGGCGGCAACATCTTTCGCGGCCTGGCGGCGAGCGCGCGCGGTCTCGACCGCGCTACCGCCGACTACATGGGCATGCTGGCCACCATCATCAACGCGCTCGCCCTGCAGGACGCGCTCGAGAAGCTCGGCGTGCAGACCCGCGTGCTCTCCGCCATCGAGATGCAGCAGGTGGCCGAGCCCTACATCCGCCGCCGCGCGACGCGGCATCTCGAGAAGGGGCGCGTGGTCATCTTCGCCGCCGGCACCGGCAACCCCTTCTTCACCACCGACACGGCTGCGAGTCTCCGCGCCATGGAGATCGGGGCCGAGGTCATCTTCAAGGCGACGCGCGTGGACGGCGTCTTCGACGCCGACCCGCTCAAGCATCCCGGCGCGGTGCGCTTCGAGGAGCTCACCTACATCGATGTCCTCTCGCGTCAGCTCCAGGTGATGGATGCGACCGCGATCTCGCTGTGTATGGACAACGGGCTCCCGATCCTCGTCTTCAACATGATGCAGCCCGGGAACATCAAGAAGGCGGTCACGGGCGTGCGCATCGGCACGCTCGTGCACGGAGGACGGACATGA
- a CDS encoding ribosome recycling factor produces MTPGGEVLESTRQDMEKTMGAFRKELSHVRTGRASTALLEGITVDYYGAKTPLNQLATLSAPEPSLLVVQPYDKSVIGAIEKAIKSSDLGLNPLNDGKLIRVPIPPLTEERRRDLVKHVRKLAEDYRVSVRSHRRDSLEMLKELEKDKEITEDDRRHAAEKVEALTKEYIERVEKTLKGKEDEIMAV; encoded by the coding sequence ATGACGCCCGGGGGCGAGGTCCTCGAGAGCACCAGGCAGGACATGGAGAAGACGATGGGGGCCTTCCGCAAGGAGCTCTCGCACGTGCGCACGGGCCGCGCCTCGACGGCGCTCCTCGAGGGCATCACGGTCGACTACTACGGTGCCAAGACGCCGCTCAACCAGCTCGCCACGCTCTCCGCGCCCGAGCCGAGCCTGCTGGTCGTGCAGCCCTACGACAAGAGCGTGATCGGCGCCATCGAGAAGGCGATCAAGAGCTCCGACCTCGGGCTCAATCCGCTCAACGACGGGAAGCTGATCCGGGTGCCCATCCCGCCGCTCACCGAGGAGCGCCGGCGGGACCTGGTCAAGCACGTGCGCAAGCTGGCCGAGGACTACCGCGTGTCGGTCCGCAGCCACCGCCGGGACTCGCTCGAGATGCTGAAGGAGCTCGAGAAGGACAAGGAGATCACGGAGGACGACCGGCGACACGCCGCCGAGAAGGTCGAGGCGCTCACCAAGGAGTACATCGAGCGCGTCGAGAAAACGCTCAAAGGGAAGGAAGACGAGATCATGGCTGTCTGA